gtaatactgcaataaaatggtcatttgttaaccgattctctcgaaatttggaagcaaggattcttttatgactctcaatattactggcgaatttcatggaaatcagttcagatttacatatagatgccatatatgtatatcgcctgattttcactcctagatccactgcaagcgcatgtattgaccaatcttcccaaaactacGTACACTTCTCATCTACATGATTTATGTCTCGCTAATAAAAGAGCTGTTTTTTTAACCCCTAGACCCCTTCAATTGAACGACAATCTTATCATCCTCACTTTGTAGTTAACAATCAATTATCGCCTAAACACTTTGTAATCAATCATCACCCAGCTAATACCAAAAGTGCTTTGCCAAAGCCCAATATCACAGTTTAATCGCAAACGTTCAACTAACTTGGTCGGCAAATGCAATTTACGGCTCAAATTTCAATTTCTCTGGCTGCCATGGCCATATGGGTGGTGGCCGGCAGCACTGCAATGCCCCACTGCTCGCTGGATGATGAGGATTGCCGTGATAGGCTAATGCACCCCGAAGACCTTAACACAGGTCCAACACTACGTGTCAGAGAAGGTGAAACTTCCTCCGAGTATTGGCTTAATCAAGGCAAGGATTTTGTGCGCACCAAGCTCAACACACCACTGAACACCAAAAAGGCCAAGAATGTCATTATGTTTTTGGGTGATGGTATGGGTTTGCCCACCGTGGCCGCTGCACGCAATTTAATTGGTGGCGAGCATGCCGAATTGTCCTTTGAAAAATTCCCTCACATTGGTTTGGCCAAAACCTATTCAGTTGATAAAATCGTGCCTGACTCCGCGAACACGGCCACAGCTTATCTGTGTGGGGTGAAGGCCATCTATGGCACCATAGGCGTTAATGGTTGGGTGGAACGCGAGGATTGCTCCACCATGCTGGATGAGCGCACTCATGTCACCTCCATAGCGCAGTGGGCCATGGATGCAGGCAAATCGGCCGGTGTGGTGACCACAACTCGCATAACTCATGCCTCACCCAGTGGGGCTTATGCTCACATTGCCGAACGTGATTGGGAAGATGACAATGAAGTTATTCAGAGTTGTGGTCGCGATTCCGGCATTGAGGACATAGCCCATCAACTTATCCATGGTCAAACTGGCAGCAAATTGAAAATAATGATGGGTGGTGGCAAACGTCATTTCATCGACTCATCCCTCTACCCGGCTGGACAGCGTACGGATGGCCGCAATCTCGTTGAGGAATACAAAGCTCAGAGTGGCCGCAATGCCTATGTGGAGACCAAAGATGAGCTATCCCGTTTGGATTTTAAACAAGTCGATCGCGTTTTGGGCTTATTCCACGACTCACATTTGGAATTTCATCTGCAGACAAATGCCACATCCACACAACCTACGCTGGAGGAGATGACACGAAGGACTATTGAATTTTTAAGTCAGGACGAGAATggctattttgttttcattgaggGTGGCCGCATTGATTCGGCCCATCATGATAACACACCCCGCATGGCATTGGATGAGACGGTGGAATTTTCCAAAGCCATACAAGTGGCTCGTGAAATGACGAATGAGGATGATACATTGATTGTGGTAACATCGGATCATTCGCATGCCTTTTCATTTGGTGGATATCCGGTAAGAGGAAATTAAGAGAACACAAAAAAGACAAgatattggaaaattttctcaacattTCAGTGAATGTTTTTCTAAAGCAGAAAGTTAAGGGAAGTTTTCTCAGAAGACAAAGCTTCTGCAATAATTCCATGACAATTTTTCTAGAGGCAAAAATCaggtaaaatttttccaaagaaaaaattttaatgaatttttttttttcaaggcaAAATCCTggtgaaaatttttctcttaaGGATCAAagttaaatgtaaattttaaaacaaatgtcaatttttataccctgtggtaaagggtattgtagatttttccattttttgcaatactaagaaggagaagacctAAACCCTTAGcccgataagtatacggatcggcttagaatcacttcctgattcgatttacctatgtccgtctgtctgtctgtccatgtattcttgtaatcaatgtacaggtcgcatttgttgcccgattttcacaaaattttgcaagattcTATTTTTTGGTCCCtcgacgaacgctattgattttgaaagaaatcggtccagatttagatatagctcccatctatatatgtttcatccgatgtgcccttttaaagctgtagaagccacagttttggtccgatccttacaaaaattGCCATGAAATATTTCGTGTGACGTCCGAAtatgtgtgcaacatttcatcttaatcggttcagatttagatatagctcccatatataactttcgtccgatttgacatataaaggctgtagaaggaacaattttggttcgatctttacaaaatttggcacaaagtgctttttgtgacgtcccaatatgtgtgcaaaattctaTTATAATTGGAtcggatttatatatagctcccatgtatatctatcatccgatatgccctttttaaagctatagtagccacaattttggtcacatccttacaaaatttggcatgggtcgttttattcaacgtcctcgtATGtgagcaaagtttcataaaaatcggtccagatttagatatagctccaatatatacatagcaaaattctgccaaaccatcaaaaattaaagctcctaCAAACCGaaggaataagaattgcgccttctagaggctcaataagtcaagaagtcaatacccaagatcggcttatagggcAGCTTTAtaagattattgaccgatttgaacgatattttgcacagttgttggaaatgataacaaaacgcgtcgtgcaaaatttcattccaatcggataggaaatgcgccttctagaggctcaataagtcaagaccccagatcggtttatatggcagctatatcagattatggaccgatttgaaccatgcttgacacagttgttggaaatcataacaaaacacgtcgtgcaaaatttcatttctatcggataagaattgcgccctctaaatgctcaagaagtcaagacccaagatcggttaatatggctgctatatcaggttatagaccgatttgaactatacttggcacagttactggaagtgataacagaacaccaagaaccaaatttaattccaatcgtataataattgcggcctttagacactcaagaagtcaagacccatgatcggtttatatggcagctatatcaggttatagaccgatttcaaccatacttggcacagttgttgaaaatgcaaaatttcaatccaatcggataagaattgcgccctctagaggctcaagaagtaaaaacccaagatcggcttatatggcagctatatcaggttatgaaccgatttgaaccatactcgacacagttgttggatatcataacatggtgcaaaatttcattccaatcgaataagaattgcgccttctagagactcaagaagtcaagacccaagatcggtttataggacagctatatcaggttataaaccaatttgaacagtactccgcacagttattggaagtcaaaacagagaaccaagtgtaaaatttcagccaaatcggataagaattgcgcccttcagatgttctagaagtcaagacccaagatcggtttatatggcagctatatcaaaacacggaccgatttggccgatttacaatctaaactgacctacactaataagaagtatatgtgcaaaatttcaagagtctagctttactccttcgaaagttagtgtgctttcgacagacgaacggacagacggatggacagacagacagacagacggacagacagacggaaacacggacggacggacagacggacggacggacggacagacggacgaacagacggacggacagacggacgtacagacggacggacagacggacggacagacggacggacagacggacggacagacggacggacagacggacggacagacggacggacagacggacggacagacggacggacagacggacggacagacggacggacagacggacggacagacggacggacagacggacggacagacggacggacagacggacggacagacggacggacagacggacggacagacggacggacagacggacggacggacagacggacggacggacagacggacggacggacggacagacggacggacagacggacggacagacggacggacggacggacagacggacggacagacggacggacagacggacggacagacggacggacagacggacggacagacggacggacagacggacggacagacggacggacagacggacggacagacggacggacagacggacggacagacggacggacagacggacggacagacggacggacagacggacggacagacggacggaaagacggacggacagacggacggaaagacggacggacagacggacgggcagacggacggacagacagacggacagacggatggatagacggacgggcggacagacgaacggacggacggacggaaaacggatggacagacggacggacagcatttgactggtttcctgtatcgctttttcattttcgaccgagaaaaatcatcagcaggaaaTGTCAATTGGATCATgttgctttacaaccattccaactagagtaagttgtaaagcacacatatGAATTTGAACAGGTCTCTTTAAGTCGACTTGTTccataagcgcaatagaaaacataTCAAATCTGACTTCcctttctctgaaattttacatttgaaaatattttgtttaaaagagaaaatttccctgaaattttttaataattgtgaTTTTCTTTCAGTATCGTGGCGAAGACATATTTGGTAAATCACCCACCGTTCCCAATGACCGCACACCATTTATGGTTCTTAGCTACTCGAATGGACCGGGCCAAGAGAAATTCTACGATGCTGAGAATGATGTGAGACGTGATCCCACTTCGCTTATAACAGGTGAACCCGATGATTTATTCCCGGCAACATTTCCACGCGATTCTGAAACACATGGAGGTGAAGATGTACCCGTCTACGCCTTGGGTCCCTGGTCGCATTTATTCACTGGGGTATATGAACAAAATGCCATACCTCACATGATGGCCTATGCCATGTGTGTAGGTAGTGGCTTAAAGGCATGTGATACAAAgtgaaaatttatgattttgtttttctctataaaataaaaccaaattggtAAACCAAAATGCGAAATAAAAACTTCATCATATTAAAAATGAAAGGAAAAGAAGAATTAATCCAGCAGTTCTTCTTGTGGGGACCTAGAATATAGAGGCTTCAAAAAAGGTTCAGTTTTTCAAAAGAATTCCGATACGAAATTTTGGGtataattttgaattatttgtgGTACCCAAAGacacattttgtacattttgttatacccatcacTATACAACGAAGGTGCCTAGTCCTTCCGTaggcaacacctcgaaatattgatataagaccccataaagtaaatgtatatattcttgatcgtctcgatattctaagccgaactagctatgtccgtccgtctgtcgaaaacacgatagTAGTAGAACGCTTTAAGACagacgcttgaaattctgcacagccactttgtattgatgtaggtcgttgggaattgcaaatgggctatatcggttcagatttgaatatagctcccatataaaccgatctcccgatttgacttcttgagcccttacaagccgctattttcgaccgatttggcagaaattttgcacgtagtgttctgttatgactctcaacaactgtaccaagtacggtctaattcgttaaataacctaataaagctcccatatataccgatctaccgatttgacttcttgagcccatggaagccgcaatttttgttcgacttggctgaaagtttgcccacagtgttctattatgactcccaataactgtggcaagtacggtccaaatcggtctacaacctgatatagttcccatttataccgatctctcgatttgacttcttaagcccatggaagcggcaatttttgtccgatttggctgaaattttgcccatagtattctgttatgacttccaacaactgtgcaaaatgcGGTTCACATCggccaagaacatgatataactcccgtataaaccgacaCCCGATCTGACTCTTTGTGCTCTTATAAGCTGCGATTTTATTCGGTTGGGCTGAAAATCTGCACGTAGCGCCAGGtaaggtccaattcggtctataaccagatgcagctgtcatattttagcagaatctatgatggtgggtttccaaaattcggtccggctgaacttttactttagcacgcttttacttgttataccctccaccataggataggggtatactgcaatcccatggcagtcggttgtatgtaccggattgacccgatgaattccttcatcggcaagggctgccgcctcagtgtatcacacactgctacaacaacaacaacaacatgcgggtatactaatttcgccattctgtttgtagcacctcgaaatacgtctgagaccccatacatATTCATGACCGACATGACatgttatgtcgatctagccatgtctgtccgtccgtctgtctgtcgaaagcacgctaactttcgaaggagtgaagttggccgcttgaaattttgcacaaatacttctaattagtgtaggtcggttgggattgtaaatgggccaaatcggtccatgttttgatatagctgccatataaaccgatagtgggtcttgacttcttgagcctctagagggcgcatttcttatccgattggaatgaaatcttgaacgacgtgttttgttatgatgtctaacaactgtgtcgagtatacttcaaagcggttcataagctgatatagctgccatattaaccgatcttgggtcttgacttcttgaacctcaagaAGGCGTAATGattatccaattttaatgaaatttttcacgaagtgttttgttatgatatccaacaactgtgctaagtatggttcaaatcggtcaataacctgatatagctgccatataaaccgatcttgggtcttgacttcttgaacctctagagggcgcatttcttatccgataggaatgaaattttgcacgacgtgtttggctatgacttccaacaactgtgctaagtgtggttcaaatcggtttataacctgatatagctgtcatataaaccgatcttaggtcttgacttcttgagcctcaagagggcgtaatgattatccgattttaatgaaattttgcacgacgtgttttgttatgatatacaataactgtaccaagtatggttcaaatcagtcaatatcctgatatagctgccatataaaccgatcttgggtcttgacttcttgagcttctagagcctctagagggcgcatttcttatcctattggaataaaattttgcacgacgtgttttattatgatatccaataactgtgtcaagtatggttcaaatcggtccataacctgatatagctgctatataaaccgatcttgggtcttaacttcttgaacctctagaggccgcatttcttatccaattggaatgaaattattcatgaagtattttgttgtgatatccaacaactgtgcctagtatcggcccataacctgatatagctgtcatataaaccgatctggggtcttgacttcttgagcttctagagggcgcaattcctatccgatttggccgaaaattttcatgacgtatttatttttactttt
This Stomoxys calcitrans chromosome 2, idStoCalc2.1, whole genome shotgun sequence DNA region includes the following protein-coding sequences:
- the LOC106080515 gene encoding membrane-bound alkaline phosphatase; its protein translation is MQFTAQISISLAAMAIWVVAGSTAMPHCSLDDEDCRDRLMHPEDLNTGPTLRVREGETSSEYWLNQGKDFVRTKLNTPLNTKKAKNVIMFLGDGMGLPTVAAARNLIGGEHAELSFEKFPHIGLAKTYSVDKIVPDSANTATAYLCGVKAIYGTIGVNGWVEREDCSTMLDERTHVTSIAQWAMDAGKSAGVVTTTRITHASPSGAYAHIAERDWEDDNEVIQSCGRDSGIEDIAHQLIHGQTGSKLKIMMGGGKRHFIDSSLYPAGQRTDGRNLVEEYKAQSGRNAYVETKDELSRLDFKQVDRVLGLFHDSHLEFHLQTNATSTQPTLEEMTRRTIEFLSQDENGYFVFIEGGRIDSAHHDNTPRMALDETVEFSKAIQVAREMTNEDDTLIVVTSDHSHAFSFGGYPYRGEDIFGKSPTVPNDRTPFMVLSYSNGPGQEKFYDAENDVRRDPTSLITGEPDDLFPATFPRDSETHGGEDVPVYALGPWSHLFTGVYEQNAIPHMMAYAMCVGSGLKACDTK